In Kordiimonas sp. SCSIO 12610, the sequence ATGGGCTAGGGGCTAGGTTGCCGCCAAAGATTCTTTAAGGAAACTCAATCTTATCAAAGTGGGTTTTCTTAATGCTGTGACCTCTTATTGACTGGTATAAATGCCTATGTCCACTTCTGTATCCTCTGCATCCAAGACTGCGATGCCTTTCCAAAAAATGATCCTGACCTTGCAGGAATACTGGGCACGTCCAGAAAATGGCGGCTGCGTGATCCTACAGCCCTATGATATGGAAATGGGCGCGGGGACATTTCATACGGCGACAACACTGAAAACATTGGGTCCAGAGCCTTGGAATGCGGCCTTCGTACAGCCATGCCGCCGCCCAACTGATGGCCGTTACGGCGAAAACCCGAACCGATTGCAGCATTATTACCAGTTTCAGGTGGTTTTGAAACCAAGCCCCGCCAACATGCAGGACCTTTACCTTGGCAGTTTGAAGGCAATCGGGATTGACGCAGACCTTCATGATATTCGCTTTGTTGAGGATGATTGGGAAAGCCCAACCCTCGGGGCATGGGGCCTAGGCTGGGAAATCTGGTGTGACGGTATGGAAGTGAGCCAATATACCTATTTCCAGCAAATGGGCGGCTTTGACTGCAAGCCTGTCGCTGGTGAACTGACGTATGGTCTGGAGCGCCTTGCGATGTTCGTGCAGGGCGTCGATAATGTTTATGATCTGGATTATAACGGCGCAGGCGTCACGTACGGTGATGTATTTCTCGAGAATGAGAAACAACAGTCTGCCTTCAATTTCGAGCATGCCAATACCGAAAAGCTTTTCCGTGATTTTGCTGAAGCGCAAGACGAGTGCGCGAAACTGTTGGAAGCAAAATTACCGCTGCCTGCCTATGAGCAATGTATCCGTGCAAGCCACACCTTCAACTTGCTCGACGCGCGCGGTGTGATTTCGGTTACGGAACGACAGGCCTATATTGGCCGCGTGCGCGACCTTGCTAAAGGGTGCTGTGACGTATGGATTGAAAAGAACGAAGATCGTTGGAAAAACGACTATGGATGGGAGAAATAAAATGGCTGATCTCCTGATTGAATTATTCTCGGAAGAAATTCCTGCACGGATGCAGAAAAAGGCGTCTGATGACCTTAAGCGCATGATAACCGATGGCCTTAAGGCTGCGGGCCTTAAGTTTGACGGTGCCGATGCCTATGTAACACCGCGCCGCCTTGCGCTTAATGTCACAAACCTTCCTGTCAGTACCCCTGATGTGCGCGAGGAACGCCGCGGCCCGCGTGCAGATGCGCCCGAAAAAGCGATCGAAGGCTTCCTGCGCGGTGCTGGTGTGGCGCGCGATGCCTGCGAAGAACGCGAAACACCAAAGGGTACGTTCCTTTTCGCGGTCATTGAAAAGAAGGGTAAGCAAACAGCCGAGGTCGTTGCAGACCTGCTAGCGGATACAATCAAAAACTTCCCATGGCCCAAGTCACAGCGCTGGGGCAGCGGAATGTTAAAATGGGTGCGCCCATTGCATTCAATCCTGTGCATTCTTGACGGTGAAACTATCGATCTTGAAGTTGAAGGCATCAAATCTGGTAACACCACATCGGGCCACCGTTTTATGGCGCCGGACGAGCTCACAGTTACTGACTTTGCTGACTATAAGGCAAAATTGCTTGAGCATAAGGTCATGCTGGACGCTGGTGAGCGTGCGGAACTTATTGAAGCGAAGGCGAAAGAACTGGCAGCAGCGAAAGGCCTTGAATGGGTTGAAGATCGCGGTTTGTTGGCAGAGGTCGCTGGGCTTATCGAATGGCCAGTGCCCCTGATGGGCGGGTTCGATCCAAGCTTCATGGAAGTGCCTGAGGAAGTTTTGATCCTGACCATGAAAAAGGATCAGAAATATTTCGTAACCCGTGATCCGAACACCGGCAAACTTGCGCCGTATTTTATCACGGTTGCCAATATCGAACCATCTGACGGCGGCGATGCGGTAGCAGCCGGGAACGAACGCGTTCTATCAGCACGGCTTTCAGACGCGAAATTCTTCTGGGATCAGGATTTGAAAGGCAAGCTGGATCATAATCTGGATGCCCTTAAGGAAATCGTATTCCACAAAGATTTGGGCAGCGTTCATGACCGCGTTGAGCGCATGAAAAAACTGGCGCGTTATCTTGCTAATTTCATTCCGGGCTGTGACGCGGACGCGGCGGAACGCGCAGCCGAGCTTGCGAAAGCAGACCTTGTTTCCAACATGGTCTATGAGTTCCCTGAAGTACAGGGTGCGATGGGCCGTTATTATGCGCTGAAGCAGGGCGAAAGCGATGCGGTTGCCGATGCAATCAAGGATCATTATTCACCGCTTGGCCCGAATGACGAATGCCCAACAGCGCCAGTTTCTGTTGCCGTAGCGTTAGCCGAAAAACTCGATACATTAGTTAGCTTTTTTGCGATTGATCAGAAACCCACAGGCTCAAAAGATCCATTCGCATTGCGTAGAGCTGCACTTGGGGTAATTCGTTTAATTACTGAGAATGAGCTTCGTTTGAGTAATAAGAGTATAATTGAAATAGCGTATAATACATACAGCAAGTTTGATAATAATGACGAATCTCCAACAGCATGGGGCCATGGTGAAGTTTTAGAAACTGATGATGTCGGACGAACTAAGGTAAGGCATGCACCACTTACAGAGTTTATTCAATTAAATGATGTTCAAATCGGGCTTCTATCATTTTTCGCTGATCGTCTGAAGGTTCAGCAACGGGAAAAGGGTATCCGTCACGATTTGATCGATGCTGTATTTGCAAACGGTGATGATGATTTGGTTCGCGTATTGAACCGCGTAAATGCTCTAACGGCTTTCCTTGATACCGATGATGGTGTCAACTTGCTCGCGGGTTACAAACGTGCAGCAAACATCCTGAAGATCGAAGAGAAAAAGGATGATCGTGCGTACGATGGTGCGATTGAGGTTGATCGCCTTGAAAGCGCGGAAGAGAAAACCCTCGCTGACGCACTAAGGGTAAATGGTGATGCCGCAAAAACAGCGCTTGAAGGAGAAGATTTCGAGGGCGCGATGGCAGCGCTTGCGAAACTGCGCGCACCGATCGATGCCTTCTTTGACGCCGTTATTGTGAACGCTGATGATAAAGACATTCGTAAAAATCGCCTGAATATTCTGAATGCGATCCGGGGTGCTGTGAACGCCGTTGCGGATTTCGAGAAAATCGAAGGTTAGATAATTTAATTCAAGTAAGAAAAAGTTAGGTTTTTTCGGATAGGTGTGGGTGCTTATCACTTTAGTGGGCAAATAGATTTAATTTTTTAATGCATTCCATTTGATGGATAAAAGGACGCTCTAAAATGACGAAATGGGTTTATAGCTTCGGCGGCGGCAGTGCAGATGGTCGCGCGGATATGAAAAACCTTCTTGGTGGCAAGGGTGCGAACCTCGCTGAAATGGCATCCCTTGGCCTTCCGGTTCCTCCGGGCCTTACGATCACCACCGAGGTTTGTACCTATTATTATGATAATGGGCGTCAATATCCGGCAGAACTGGAAGCGCAGGTGAATGATGCGCTGAAGGCGGTGGAAGCAAGCGTTGGTGCCAAGTTTGGTGACAGCGATAACCCATTGTTGGTTTCAGTGCGCTCGGGCGCGCGGGTATCCATGCCGGGCATGATGGATACGGTTTTGAACCTTGGTCTGAATGATGAAACGGTTCAGGGGTTAGCGAGAAACTCAGGCAACGAGCGCTTCGCATGGGATAGCTATCGCCGGTTCATTCAGATGTATTCAGACGTGGTTTTGGGCGTTGATCATTACCATTTTGAAGAACTGATCGAAATCCACAAGGAAGAAAAAGGCGTTGATCTGGATACGGATCTGGACGCTGATGATTGGCGCGAACTTGCGGGTAAATTTAAAGCCAAAACCGAAGAAGAGCTTGGCCGCCCGTTCCCACTTGATGTCAAGGAACAGCTTTGGGGCGCGATTGGCGCCGTGTTCGGTAGCTGGCGCATTGAACGCGCGAAGGTTTACCGCAAACTCAACAATATCCCCGAAGCGTGGGGTACTGCCGTAAACGTGCAGGCCATGGTCTTTGGTAATATGGGTGAAACGTCTGCAACCGGTGTTGCCTTCACCCGTGATCCATCGACAGGCGAAAACGAATATTACGGCGAATATCTGATTAACGCGCAGGGCGAGGATGTGGTGGCGGGGATCCGCACACCGCAGAACCTGACCAAACGTGCGCGCGAAAAGGCGGGGGCAACTGCGCCCTCAATGGAAGAAAGCATGCCGGATGTTTACGGCCAGCTTGCGGATGTTTTCGCCAAGCTTGAGAAGCATTACCGCGACATGCAGGATATCGAATTTACGGTTCAAAACGGCAAATTATGGATGCTTCAGACCCGCGCGGGTAAACGGACCGCGAAGGCTGCGCTTAAGATTGCGGTTGAAATGGTTGCTGAAGGCCTGATCGACGAGGAAACAGCTGTGATGCGTGTTGAGCCGGGTGCTTTGGACCAGCTTCTTCACCCTACGCTTGATCCTGATGCACCGCGCGATATTTTAACGCGTGGCCTTCCTGCATCACCGGGTGCAGCTTCTGGTATTGTGGTGTTTGACGCCGACACGGCAGAAGAAAAAGCAAAAGCGGGTGAGGCCGTGATCCTGTGCCGGATTGAAACCAGCCCTGAAGATATTCACGGTATGCACGCAGCGAAGGGCATTTTGACCGCGCGCGGCGGTATGACAAGCCACGCAGCCGTCGTTGCCCGCGGAATGGGTCGCCCGTGCGTATCGGGTGCTGGCCAAATCCGCATCGATGGTAAGGCCGGTGTGATGACCTGTATGGGCCGTGAGATCAAGGCCGGCGATATTATCACCATTGATGGTGGTTCCGGTGAAGTGATGATCGGTGAAGTGAAAACTCTTCAACCGGAGCTTGCTGGTGATTTCGCAAGCCTAATGGTATGGGCGGACAAATACCGCAAATTGAAGGTTCGCACGAACGCGGACACACCAACCGATACATCAGCGGCGCGTGAGTTCGGCGCGGAAGGTATTGGCCTTTGCCGGACCGAGCATATGTTCTTTGAGGGTGAGCGGATTATTGCCGTACGCCAGATGATTTTGGCAGAAGACCTGAAGGGCCGCAAGGAAGCCCTTGCGAAACTACTTCCAATGCAAAAGGGTGATTTTGAAGAGATTTTCAAGATCATGCGCGGCCTTCCGGTAACGATCCGTCTTTTGGACCCGCCGCTTCACGAGTTCCTACCGCGTGAAGATGACGAGTTCGAAGATGTCGCAAACGCGATCGGCATGGATGTGAAGAAGCTGAAACAGCGTGCAAACGAGTTGCATGAATTTAACCCGATGCTTGGTCACCGTGGTTGCCGCCTTGGTATCACATATCCAGAGATTTATGAGATGCAGGCAAGGGCGATTTTTGAAGCGGCGCTTGCTGTTGAAGCTGACACAGGTGAAACCGTTGTACCTGAGATTATGATCCCACTTGTGGCGACCGAAAGCGAGCTTGCGATCCTGCGCGGCAAGGTAGAGGCTGTAGCCGAGGAAGTATTCGCAGAAAAAGGCGCGAAGGTTGATTATATGGTTGGGACCATGATCGAGCTTCCGCGTGCTGCGATAGCGGCAAACAAGATCGCTAATTCCGCGGACTTTTTCTCGTTCGGAACCAATGATCTGACGCAAACCGCGATTGGGATCAGCCGTGATGACGCGGGCCGTTTCCTTGACCAGTATGTGAAGATGGATATTTTTGCGCAGGATCCGTTTGTATCGATTGACATAGACGGTGTTGGCGAGCTTGTGAAACTGGGCGCTGAGCGTGGTCGTTCGACCAAAGCTGACCTCAAGCTTGGTATCTGCGGTGAGCACGGCGGTGATCCGGCGTCTGTAGAGTTCTGCCATAATGTTGGTTTGGATTATGTATCCTGTTCGCCGTTCCGTGTTCCGATTGCGCGCCTTGCAGCGGCACAGGCGGCGTTAAAGGATCGTTAAGTCCTTTGTTGTAAAACCTGACCTCAGGGTTTAAGCCTTTATATTTGCTGCCAATATTATGATGTGTTGGCAGCAATTTTAACCGAAATATTTATCAGAGCGCGCTTGGGGGCGGGACAAACATGTGGCGGATAAGTTCGTGATAGATGCACTTAGTATTGGGGATATTCCTTCAAGGCATCCTGTTGCTGTATTTGCGGAAAAATGGCCAACCTTCCCAAAGGCCAATGGCGCTGCATTGTGGGAAAACTTTACACCATTAACCTGTGCTTCAGTTCTTCCGTGGGCGAGTGTTATTGAACGCGCTGAACGTGACGGTAAAACCATCCACCGTATGAAACTTCAGGGCAGTGAAGTTGAAAAAATGGCGGGAAAAAATGCCCAGGGAACTGCGCTTGAGGATGTTTTAGCCACAGAAGCACTTTCGGAACGCCTGCGTGAATTCAACGAACTGATTGCAAACCCAGGCTATATGCTTTCCCATACAGTGATCCCTTTTGAAGGCCGAGAATTCATTAATGTATATCGTGGAATATTTGCCTTCACATCGACAAATGATGCGGTGGATAAAATCGTTATGATTACCGGTGCTGAGAGTACAGAAATTTGAAGCTAATTTTTTGTTTGTGACAGTAACACACCGGAAAGCCAGAATTCTAGCTACCTAAAAATAGAAAAAACAAAATAGCTGCCGCGGCAGTTGCACCTAAAACTATGAGCTTTTGTTTTTCTGATTTGCTCATTTCCTTGTGCGATGATTGTTTTTTACGCTTAGCCATGTCGTCCCTCCGATGTAACTAACCTCTTTATATTCATGATCATGCTATATTTTTATACAGGCCCGCAACCCTTTGATTAAATTGCAGGATTATAAGACATCGTTACTGATCAGAGGGGGCTGTTATTTCTATGGCTACATCGTCAGCGGTGAAGGTAGCGTCGTCCTTCAAATATTCCAATCGGACAAACCCAATAGCTGTTGTACCGCATGCACTATGTGTTTCACCGATTGTTTTTCCAGCATCGTTTAATATAGCAACACCCTCTGCGATCGGGGCTTCTTTGCTATTAAGGGTAACAAGGCTTTTCTTTATACTTGTTCGGTGTTTCATTCTGGCAGTCAGTTCCTGGCCCACATAACAGCCTTTATCAAAATCAACGCCGTTTAACTTGTCTGCATTGGTTTCAAGCCAGAAATATTTCTCTGTTTTCATATCACGGCTGGCATCTGGAACGGTATTTTGAATGCGAAGCTTTTCGTAATCTTCAAATGACATAGCTGAAACGGATAGGGCGCTCTCAGTAATAACCCGTTTGCCGAGCGCGCTAGACCTAGGGTCCGTGAAAATCGGAGCTTCTGAAATATCAGAATAGTCTTCATTGTCACTCACGACAGCCCAAACATTAAGGGCTTCACTTTCGTCAATAATATCAACGTCTGCCCGTAATTTATACATTGTGAGGCGGCGAACCAGATCGTCCTTCCGCGCGTGTTCGATATCCAGCAATAAGTCGTCATTATCGGCAATAATGATCATATCAAATAGATATTTACCCTGGGGCGTTAGCAAACCAGCGTAAACGGCGTCACTGGTTGTGGCACGGTTTACATCATTTGTTATCAAGCCTTGCAGGAACGTGTGAATATCGCTCCCCTTCAGTCGGAGAACTGATCTATTCTCTAATTTAATACCGCGTGATGCCATGACCTGAACCTTTGACCCAATGAAAAATACTGAAGGATAGGAAATAAAACTTTTGCCAATTATTTCAAGCCTTGTTGTTTTATCGACCGTTGAATTGTTTGGAACTGCTGTGTCTGCTTAGGGCCGGATTTCTATCAGGCTTATCCGTTGGAAAACTGTAATAGATATTATATATACCGCCAATATATAGTGTCAGTATATGCGGCTGATGTTAGGCTTTTGGAATAAAGATGGCTGATATTGTTGGATATTCATTGTGGGGCATACTGTTTGGCATTCTGGTCTCTGCCCCTGTTGGTCCGGTTAATATCATATGCCTGAAAAGGAGCCTGTCAGGTAAAGCGCTGGAAGCAACGATCATAGGTTTTGGCGCCGCTATCGCAGATACATTTTATGCTGGCCTTGCTGCATTTGGTTTGGGGGCGGTTCACAAGCTTTTCATGGCTTATGAAGTTTGGTTCATTGGTTTTGGGGCAGTGATTATGGCGGCTTTCGCATTTCATACATGGCGATCTGACCCGCATATTGATCAAACACATTCTAGCACGCAAAGTTCCAAGGGAATGAAAAGTAGCCTTATGGCTAGCTTTTCACTGACGATCGCAAACCCCGGTGTCTTTATTGGTTTTCTGGGGCTTTTTAGCTTGGCAGGGTTAGGCGATTTTACGGCTGGTACGACTGCGCGCTACCTTGAAGGAGGCATGTTGTGCCTTGGTGTGATTATCGGAAGTATGATTTGGTGGGCATTTCTGGGGCTTGTGGGTAGCCATTTCAGTTCAAAAATTAGTGATGCGACACTTGTTAAAATTAACAGGGTTTTTGCCATTATTATTGGCTTTTTTGCCCTTTCAGCGCTTACACGGGCAATCTTTTGAACAGTAAAAAATCCCATTTACTGTATTTTTTGTGAAATAAGGCATGATTTCAAGCATTTGGCCACTTTTGAGTGCTTGATCATCTGGAAAGGCAACAGTATAGTCTTTCGCGAGAAGTGATTTGAAACCATTGGCTGTCATGATCAAGTCGCGTTTATTTGTGTCGGGAACCCCTAACCCGCTAGAGGGAGCAAAAATTATGTCCGAGAGTTTCGGCAAAAAAGTCGCAATTATTTCTGCTGTTACACTATTGCTTGCAGCTTGTTCTAAAGACAATAATGTTGATGAGAGTACATCAGGTGTCGATAACACACCTCCGGTTGTAGAAGAAACAACGAATACTGGCCCTGAGACTGTTGCTCCTAAGCCGTATGATCCACTAACAGGAACAGAGTTACGCGATCTTGAAGCGTATGCTGGCGGCGACCGTGTTTATTTTGAATATGATAGCTCTGAGCTTAATGCGAATGCACGTGAGACATTAGCGAAGCAAGCGCAGTGGTTACAAGGCAAGCGCATTAATCTTACCATCGAAGGTCACTGTGACGAACGCGGTACACGCGAATATAACCTTGCACTTGGTGAGCGCCGTGCAACTGCGGTTAAAAACTATCTTGTGACGCTCGGTGTTCCAGCATCACGCCTTAGCACAATCAGTTACGGTAAAGAGCGCCCAGTGAGCGCGGGCAACCACGGCCAAAACCGTCGCGGTGTTCTGACTTTTAACTAAGACTACAATCTGGTTACGAAATTTAGCCCTGTCCCAAGGTAGTTGGGGCGGGGTTTTTTATACCATTTACACAGAAATGGGCGAACTGTTCGTTTTTTAGCCGTTTTTTGATTGCACATTAGATGCGAAAGAAACTAAGACGATACTAGTATCTATAAGGTAGGGAGAAGGTCGTGCGGAACCTGTCATTTGTGATCATATGGTGTGTGGGTATTTCCATCGTTGGGGGAGTGTCTCCCGTTTATGGGCAAGACACAGCAAAGAAAATTGACCGGATTGAGCGGCAACTCCGCGCACTTCAGCGCCGTGTTTTTGGCACAAACGGCGGCAATATTGATGCGGCGCAGCAGGAATTTGGTAATCCGGCGCAGCCTGCGCAGCAGGGCAGTAATACAACGCGTATCGTTGCCGATATGTCAGTTAAGATTTCTGCTGTAGAGAAACAGTTGCGTATTTTAACGGGCCGTCTTGAAGAACTGGAATATCGTCAACGCCAATTGGAAGAAGCGTTGGAAGCCGTTCAAAAGGACACTGACTTAAAAATCAATGACCTCAAGCAATCAAATGCACTACCACGGAATTCTAATTCAAATCGATCAGCTAACAATGTAACAGATGCTGGCCGAACGCCCGTAAACCCTGAACCTATTGCACCTGCGATCGAGCTTCCTGCGGGTGATCCTGCGGTGCAGTATGATTATGCGTTCAGCCTGATCCGTCAAAACGATCTGGATAGCGGCTTGATCGCCATGGAAAAGTTTTTGGCAGCAAATCCGGGCGATAGCCGTACTGGCAACGCCAAATACTGGATTGGACGTATTCATTACCTTCAAAAACGGCCAGGGCAGGCCGCTCAAAGCTTTTTGAAATTGATCGAAGAGCACCCCAATCACCCGCGCAGGCCCGATGCGCTTGTTGACCTCGCGGAGACATTGATCAATCTGGATAGTTCCTCGGACGCCTGTAATGCTCTGGCGGAGTTTGAGCGAAGCGCGTCTGGCGTTAGCAACAGGCTTCGTGACCGTGCGGTCCGCGTATCTGGCCGCGCTAAATGTAGTTAACCATGACTACCGCTCAGAGGAACAGATGATGACTGCCCCCGAGAAGGGACCTCGATTATTTTCCTCTGATGATCTTGCGGCTCAGTTACAGGCATTAGGAATATGTTCGGATAGCGAAAGGCTTGCTGTAGCGGTATCTGGCGGTGCGGATAGCCTCGCTTTAGCATTAATGGTATCCGAAATTGCGCCTATTGTTGGCTTGACGGTTGATCACCAATTGCGCGGTGAAAGCGCGGATGAAGCCGACTATGTGCATTCACTTCTGACTAAGCACGATATCGAGCATCATATCCTGCGTTGGAATGGGGTAAAGCCAGAAAGCAACCTTCAGGCCGAAGCAAGGGAAGCCCGCTATGAATTGCTGGAAAATTGGTGCCGTGACAATGGGATTGATCACCTTTTAACAGCGCATCATATGAATGATCAGGCAGAAACGTTTCTGTTGCGCTTGGCACGTGGGAGCGGAGTTTATGGATTGGCATCGATTGAACCGGTATCATTGGGTTTGACCAATAAAAATATTAAGATCGTCAGGCCGCTATTGAATTTCAGCAAAGATGGTCTGAAAGAGTATCTGACAAAGCGAAATATTGAGTGGATAGATGACCCCAGTAATGAAAAGGAACAATTTAACCGGGTGAAGGTGCGTCGTTTCCTGGAAAACCCTATGCTGGATGGTTTTACGCCTGAACGTTTGGCCGCGACAGCGAATCATTTCGCGCGTACCCGCGATGCTTTGCGCTTTTATGAGGCAGAATGGGTGTCGAGGCATGTAGTATTTGATAAATTTGGTTGTGTCTCCTTTAAAGCATCATCGCTCAAGGTCGCGCCTGAAGAAATTATATTAAGAGGGTTGGGGGGGCTAATCCGGCGTGTTTCAGGAAACCTGTATGCCCCGCGTTTTGAAAAGCTTTATCGCCTCTATGATACTCTTAGAACGAATGACACGTTTTCGGGCCAAACGCTGATGGGGACAGAAATCACGCTTTCAGATGACGAAACCCTGATTAGCCGGGAAAATAGCCATATTACTGATAGGGTTACGGTCGAAGGAGGCGGCGAATATATCTGGGACAATCGTTTTTCGCTGACAGTTTCAACCTCCAATATTTCATCGGAAACCGATAATTATCCGTACTATATTAGTAAGCTGGGTGAAGACGGATGGCGGGAACTTCTACAAAAATTTCCTGAGGTACGGGAAAATGCAGTTGTGGCAAAGCTTCCACACAGGGTGAAATTGTCGCTACCTGCTGTTTTTGATGCTTCTGGATTGCGTGCAGTACCGCATTTAGAGTACAGTGATTTGGAAAATATTAAGATCAGTGTGTCTTTAATAAATGGCGCTTTGTCGAAAAAGTGACAAATAAATAACGATAACCCCTTGCACCTTTTTGGAATGAGCTTATTTCTTGTCCAAAGGGAATATTTGGGTAGCGAGTATTATAAGGCTCTGATAGAGACTGCAACTATTGATCGCAGATGTGATAAAAGCAGCATACCAGAGTATAGAAAGGCAATAGAACGTGAACAGTTTGATGCGTAATGCACTAATGTGGGCAGTTATTATTCTTGTGCTGCTTGTACTGTTTCAACAATTTAATAGCGGCTCGGGTAGTTCGGATGAAATACCGTACACTCAGTTCATCGAAGAGATCAAGGCAGGTAATGTTGCCAAGGTCGAAATCGAAGGACAGGATGTTTCTGGTACGCTTACAAGCGGTGAGGAATTTAGTGCTGTCAAACCTATCTTCCACGAAAATCTTTACGAACTTCTTTCGGCAAATAATGTCAATTATACTGAGAAGAAGGTTGATCAGAGTTTTCTGACAACTGCTTTGATTTCTTGGCTTCCGTTTATTTTGCTGATTGGTGTCTGGATATTCTTCATGCGTCAAATGCAAGGCAAAGGCGGCGGTGGCGGCGC encodes:
- the tilS gene encoding tRNA lysidine(34) synthetase TilS; translation: MLWRSLSEARLALATGFVTVRSAYLAALNVVNHDYRSEEQMMTAPEKGPRLFSSDDLAAQLQALGICSDSERLAVAVSGGADSLALALMVSEIAPIVGLTVDHQLRGESADEADYVHSLLTKHDIEHHILRWNGVKPESNLQAEAREARYELLENWCRDNGIDHLLTAHHMNDQAETFLLRLARGSGVYGLASIEPVSLGLTNKNIKIVRPLLNFSKDGLKEYLTKRNIEWIDDPSNEKEQFNRVKVRRFLENPMLDGFTPERLAATANHFARTRDALRFYEAEWVSRHVVFDKFGCVSFKASSLKVAPEEIILRGLGGLIRRVSGNLYAPRFEKLYRLYDTLRTNDTFSGQTLMGTEITLSDDETLISRENSHITDRVTVEGGGEYIWDNRFSLTVSTSNISSETDNYPYYISKLGEDGWRELLQKFPEVRENAVVAKLPHRVKLSLPAVFDASGLRAVPHLEYSDLENIKISVSLINGALSKK